A portion of the Sphingorhabdus pulchriflava genome contains these proteins:
- the moaA gene encoding GTP 3',8-cyclase MoaA yields MHDNFGRTIDYLRISVTDRCNFRCTYCMPEHQQFLPRSDLLDYTEISLIAARFIQHGIRKIRLTGGEPLVRRDIDILIRELGRHVKSGALDELTLTTNGSRLEQYAPMLAQAGIRRINVSLDSLDSAKFQSITRGGSLQQVLAGLQATRAADIAIRINMVALRGFNETELLDMANYCAENGFDLALIETMPLGDGVAGRTDSFISLRDFLRPLQERNELIPDEHVTAGPARYYRVEPLGLRLGMITPMTHNFCGDCNRLRLASDGKVHMCLGSELYVDFREAIRAGGLDAVDRLLQKALRLKPERHDFEAQMEDRNLRLHRHMNATGG; encoded by the coding sequence ATGCACGACAATTTTGGCCGAACCATAGACTATCTGCGCATTTCGGTGACCGACCGGTGTAATTTCCGGTGCACCTATTGCATGCCCGAGCATCAACAATTCCTACCGCGCAGCGATTTACTGGATTACACAGAGATTTCGCTGATCGCAGCACGCTTCATTCAACATGGCATTCGCAAAATACGGTTGACCGGCGGCGAACCGCTTGTGCGGCGCGACATCGACATTCTGATCCGAGAGTTGGGTCGGCACGTAAAGTCGGGCGCGCTCGATGAATTGACGCTTACCACCAATGGTAGCCGGTTAGAGCAATATGCCCCTATGCTGGCACAAGCGGGTATCCGGCGTATCAATGTCAGCCTCGACAGCCTGGATAGCGCAAAGTTCCAGTCCATCACACGCGGCGGTAGTTTGCAGCAGGTGTTGGCAGGTCTTCAGGCTACCCGAGCCGCAGACATTGCAATACGAATAAACATGGTCGCGCTTCGCGGTTTCAACGAAACTGAATTACTGGATATGGCGAATTATTGCGCCGAAAACGGTTTCGATCTTGCGCTGATTGAAACGATGCCTTTGGGCGACGGCGTAGCCGGTCGCACCGACAGCTTCATATCGCTGCGAGATTTCTTACGTCCATTGCAGGAGCGGAATGAACTGATTCCGGACGAACATGTAACAGCTGGCCCCGCGCGCTATTATCGCGTCGAACCCTTGGGCCTCAGACTTGGCATGATTACGCCCATGACCCACAATTTCTGCGGCGATTGCAATCGCTTGCGCCTGGCAAGCGATGGTAAGGTGCATATGTGCCTCGGCTCCGAATTATATGTCGATTTCCGCGAAGCAATTCGGGCCGGAGGATTGGACGCTGTCGATAGGCTGTTGCAAAAAGCGCTTCGCCTAAAGCCGGAAAGGCACGACTTTGAAGCACAGATGGAGGACAGGAATTTGCGGCTGCATCGTCATATGAATGCGACCGGCGGATGA
- a CDS encoding putative bifunctional diguanylate cyclase/phosphodiesterase has translation MDVAKAVTQMKISPARDAQLWLSAFEASPMRRVVLFLIGIRDLKQVNDLHGREAGNAVIAEIGRRIGLFAPSLAGAVVAARLPGREFLIVAESDARRAELEQVTRKLLASLGAPMTIQDGELHISARVGVAVSTPGQKGIDLLAAASSALASAYSRKGRKYQFGDSSSKSDPTKNASLDKGLRQALANDEIAIHFQPQFEVASGRLVGAEALARWAHPEFGEIGASELFAVADRCDLREELSFTIQRQALELAEKWPRGDVALRLSINLGAEELADDHAGKLLGLLKEIGFPREHLTVELTEESIVNDFDLALAQLQMLRSKNIRVAIDDFGTGYSSLSYLKSLPLDYLKIDKGMTADIAGSTRDRIVLRAIIALGKALGLQIIAEGVEKEGELEMLRDEGCDYFQGFLKSPPLTAAQFHEFAAQQK, from the coding sequence ATGGATGTCGCCAAAGCCGTAACCCAGATGAAGATTTCACCTGCGCGCGATGCGCAGCTGTGGCTATCCGCATTTGAAGCAAGCCCGATGCGCCGGGTCGTATTATTTCTGATTGGTATCCGGGATCTAAAGCAAGTCAACGACTTGCATGGTCGTGAGGCAGGCAATGCGGTTATTGCGGAAATTGGCCGACGGATCGGATTGTTCGCACCTTCGCTTGCGGGTGCTGTGGTGGCAGCCAGGCTTCCGGGTCGGGAATTTCTTATTGTCGCAGAGAGCGATGCGCGAAGGGCAGAGCTTGAGCAGGTCACCCGCAAACTACTTGCGTCTTTGGGCGCACCGATGACCATTCAAGATGGCGAATTGCACATCAGTGCCCGTGTAGGCGTAGCAGTATCCACTCCGGGTCAGAAAGGGATCGACCTGCTAGCTGCGGCGTCGTCGGCGCTCGCATCCGCCTATTCGCGCAAAGGACGCAAATATCAATTTGGCGATAGCAGCAGCAAATCAGATCCTACGAAAAATGCGAGCTTGGACAAGGGTTTGAGGCAGGCATTGGCCAATGATGAAATCGCAATCCATTTTCAGCCACAGTTTGAGGTTGCTTCTGGAAGGCTTGTCGGTGCCGAAGCATTGGCCAGATGGGCACATCCGGAATTTGGTGAAATCGGAGCCAGCGAATTATTTGCGGTAGCGGATCGATGTGATTTACGTGAAGAGTTGTCGTTTACCATCCAGCGACAAGCATTGGAACTCGCCGAAAAATGGCCGCGCGGGGATGTTGCGCTTAGACTGTCGATAAATCTCGGTGCCGAAGAGTTGGCGGATGATCATGCCGGGAAATTGCTGGGATTGCTGAAAGAAATCGGCTTTCCGCGAGAGCATTTGACTGTCGAACTGACCGAGGAGAGCATCGTCAATGATTTCGATCTGGCGCTTGCTCAATTGCAAATGCTGCGCAGCAAAAACATTCGGGTGGCCATCGACGATTTTGGCACCGGCTATTCCAGCCTGTCGTATCTGAAGAGCCTCCCGCTCGATTATTTGAAAATCGACAAGGGGATGACCGCGGACATTGCGGGCAGCACGCGTGACCGTATTGTGCTGCGCGCTATCATCGCACTTGGCAAAGCCTTAGGATTGCAAATTATCG